From a region of the uncultured Desulfatiglans sp. genome:
- a CDS encoding hypothetical protein (Evidence 5 : Unknown function) yields the protein MVFSANLGINMHVCLCGDLQIASAQPLDFLDIGQTGTRREAVGLSTRRV from the coding sequence ATGGTCTTTTCGGCTAATCTCGGCATCAATATGCACGTTTGCTTGTGCGGCGACCTGCAGATCGCCTCCGCGCAACCGCTTGATTTCCTTGATATTGGCCAAACCGGGACCCGCCGCGAAGCGGTGGGACTGAGCACCCGAAGGGTGTGA
- a CDS encoding conserved hypothetical protein (Evidence 4 : Unknown function but conserved in other organisms), protein MDEEIKQDTPQAEMKLPDKPLDKMTAPELRDLAMEIPGVTGVHAMKKEELLAIIKEYHGIQEEEAPKRKKGVKTALPSPTELKAKIAGLRTAKETAREARDRKTVDIVRRRINRLKKMTRKAVQG, encoded by the coding sequence TCCACAGGCAGAAATGAAGCTCCCCGATAAACCGCTCGACAAGATGACCGCCCCCGAACTCCGGGACCTGGCCATGGAGATTCCCGGTGTCACCGGGGTGCACGCCATGAAGAAGGAAGAACTCCTGGCCATCATCAAGGAGTATCATGGCATCCAGGAAGAGGAGGCGCCGAAGCGCAAGAAAGGGGTCAAAACAGCCCTGCCGAGCCCCACCGAGCTGAAGGCGAAGATCGCCGGGCTCCGTACCGCCAAGGAAACGGCGCGGGAGGCCAGGGACCGGAAGACGGTGGATATCGTGCGGCGGCGGATCAACCGGCTCAAGAAGATGACGCGCAAGGCCGTGCAAGGCTGA
- the ispD gene encoding 2-C-methyl-D-erythritol 4-phosphate cytidylyltransferase, whose translation MAVVPAAGAGVRMGAARPKQYLELGGRPIVAETLDVFERYPLVDAVVLVVPPDDVVSCRKEIVERFGFRKVVRIAPGGATRQESVRLGLEAVVLEPEIVLIHDGVRPFLHHGLLDRLFDALAHHRAVVPGLSPDETVKQVDASGTVQGTLDRSKLRLIQTPQLFRWADIRLAHERARAAGWTDITDDAMLLERMGIAVTVVEGARENIKITSPFDLERARFLYGKGRSGGRPA comes from the coding sequence GTGGCGGTCGTTCCGGCCGCAGGCGCCGGTGTCCGCATGGGGGCGGCGCGTCCGAAGCAGTATCTGGAGCTGGGCGGTCGACCGATCGTGGCCGAGACACTCGACGTGTTCGAGCGGTATCCGCTGGTGGATGCGGTCGTGCTGGTCGTTCCGCCTGATGACGTCGTCTCGTGCCGCAAGGAGATCGTTGAGCGGTTCGGATTTCGGAAGGTGGTGCGCATCGCCCCCGGCGGTGCGACGCGGCAGGAGTCGGTGCGGCTCGGGTTAGAGGCCGTGGTCCTGGAGCCTGAAATCGTTCTGATCCATGACGGCGTGCGGCCTTTCCTGCACCACGGACTGCTGGACCGCCTCTTCGATGCGCTCGCACACCACCGGGCGGTGGTGCCCGGGCTTTCGCCGGACGAGACCGTAAAGCAAGTCGATGCGTCCGGGACGGTCCAGGGGACGCTCGACCGCTCGAAGCTGCGCCTGATCCAGACTCCGCAGCTTTTCCGGTGGGCGGACATCCGCCTGGCGCATGAGCGGGCGCGCGCCGCCGGATGGACGGACATCACCGACGACGCCATGCTGCTCGAGCGCATGGGGATCGCCGTGACCGTTGTCGAAGGCGCGCGTGAGAATATCAAGATTACCTCTCCCTTCGATCTCGAACGGGCAAGATTCCTTTACGGCAAGGGGCGCTCCGGGGGTCGGCCTGCTTAG
- the cobA gene encoding Uroporphyrinogen-III C-methyltransferase, with the protein MSEKAEGKVYLVGAGPGDPGLMTIRGRDCLARADVVVYDYLANPLFLTYASPGAERLYVGKKGGCHTMSQGEINALIIAKAKEGKTVVRLKGGDPFIFGRGGEEAEELVSAGVPFEIVPGVTSAIAVPAYAGIPLTHRDYTSTVAFVTGHEDPTKEGSDIAWDKLALGAGTIVFLMGVGHIDLIASQLTANGRPPETPVAVIRRGTLPEQKTVVGTLADIAGQVEELKLKPPAIIVVGGVVNLRGTLEWYEKRPLFGRKVVVTRAREQASEFLAILRELGAECIEFPTIEVVPPEAWEPLDAAIRSLDVYDWLLFTSVNGVRFFLERLAAAGKDVRDLKGIRIAAIGPKTARTWKDFGIEPDLVPVEYRAEAVIAAFGSRGVSGLRILLPRAEKAREILPEELRNMGAQVDLVPAYRTHRPTGAVDRVRELLERDEVDLVTFTSSSTVTHFLEMFDGVCGGESPPWLGRVRTGCIGPITAETARKKGFGVDLIPERYTIESFVQAIVAYFAAMPRR; encoded by the coding sequence ATGTCTGAAAAGGCCGAAGGGAAAGTGTATCTCGTAGGCGCGGGTCCGGGCGACCCGGGTTTGATGACGATCCGTGGCCGCGACTGCCTGGCGCGGGCTGATGTCGTCGTCTATGATTATCTCGCCAATCCCCTTTTTCTCACCTACGCCTCCCCCGGCGCCGAGCGGCTTTACGTCGGGAAGAAGGGCGGCTGCCACACGATGAGCCAGGGGGAGATCAACGCCCTGATCATTGCCAAGGCGAAGGAGGGGAAGACGGTCGTCCGTCTGAAGGGCGGCGATCCCTTTATCTTCGGAAGGGGCGGGGAAGAGGCCGAAGAACTCGTCAGTGCGGGCGTTCCCTTTGAAATCGTTCCGGGGGTCACTTCGGCGATCGCCGTGCCGGCCTATGCCGGAATTCCTTTGACCCATCGTGACTATACCTCCACGGTCGCCTTCGTAACCGGACATGAGGATCCCACGAAGGAGGGATCGGATATCGCCTGGGACAAACTCGCCCTGGGCGCCGGCACGATCGTTTTTCTCATGGGCGTGGGCCATATCGACCTGATCGCCTCTCAGCTCACGGCGAATGGGCGGCCGCCCGAAACACCGGTCGCCGTGATTCGAAGGGGCACCCTTCCGGAGCAGAAGACCGTCGTGGGCACCCTTGCGGATATCGCCGGACAGGTCGAGGAACTCAAGCTGAAACCCCCGGCCATCATCGTGGTGGGGGGAGTGGTGAATCTCCGCGGAACGCTCGAATGGTATGAAAAAAGGCCGCTCTTCGGGCGCAAGGTCGTCGTCACGCGCGCCAGGGAACAGGCCAGTGAATTTCTGGCGATTCTCCGTGAACTTGGAGCGGAGTGCATCGAATTCCCGACGATCGAGGTCGTGCCGCCCGAGGCATGGGAGCCGTTGGACGCTGCAATCCGTTCACTCGATGTCTACGATTGGCTGCTCTTCACGTCGGTCAACGGGGTGCGGTTTTTCCTCGAGCGTCTGGCCGCTGCGGGAAAGGACGTCAGGGATCTGAAAGGTATCCGGATTGCCGCCATAGGCCCCAAGACGGCCCGGACCTGGAAGGACTTCGGCATCGAGCCCGACCTGGTCCCCGTTGAATACCGCGCCGAAGCGGTGATCGCCGCTTTCGGGTCCAGAGGGGTCTCGGGGCTGCGCATTCTGCTGCCGCGGGCGGAGAAGGCGCGGGAGATCCTGCCTGAGGAACTCCGGAATATGGGCGCGCAGGTCGATCTGGTGCCTGCTTATCGCACCCACAGACCGACGGGTGCCGTCGATCGAGTGCGGGAGCTGCTGGAGCGCGACGAGGTGGATCTGGTCACATTCACCAGTTCGTCCACCGTGACCCATTTCCTCGAGATGTTCGACGGCGTTTGCGGCGGAGAGAGCCCGCCATGGCTCGGCCGTGTGCGGACGGGGTGCATCGGTCCGATTACGGCCGAAACCGCTCGAAAGAAGGGGTTCGGTGTCGACCTGATCCCCGAGCGTTACACGATCGAATCATTTGTCCAGGCTATCGTGGCCTACTTTGCCGCAATGCCGAGACGCTGA
- a CDS encoding Glutaredoxin: MEQLPIRIYTLSTCSHCKATKRFLGECGVQYEFTDVDLLEGEERAQILEEVRRFNPNCSFPTIVIGDKVIVGHKEDEIKAALGL, from the coding sequence ATGGAACAATTGCCGATCCGGATTTACACGCTCAGCACCTGCAGCCACTGTAAAGCGACCAAGCGGTTTCTGGGGGAGTGCGGTGTGCAGTATGAATTCACGGATGTCGATCTGCTCGAAGGGGAAGAGCGTGCCCAGATCCTCGAAGAGGTGCGCCGGTTCAACCCGAACTGCTCCTTCCCGACGATCGTCATTGGGGACAAGGTGATCGTAGGGCACAAGGAGGATGAGATCAAGGCGGCGCTCGGCTTGTAG
- the hemC gene encoding hydroxymethylbilane synthase (Evidence 2a : Function from experimental evidences in other organisms; PubMedId : 1522882, 1747120, 2025226, 2122889, 2510713, 3052434, 3054815, 3196304, 3529035, 8874804; Product type e : enzyme) has protein sequence MYTNVLKIGTRGSRLALAQSEWVKGRIVSRYPDIRVELVKITTTGDRILDSPLSRIGGKGLFVKEIEDALLEGRIDLAVHSMKDVPAELPPELFLSVFPVREDPRDALIAGGCRALRDLPRGARVGTSSLRRAAQILSLRPDVRIVPLRGNVETRLRKREEGVCDAVVLASAGLRRLSLDKPSDCLLGPDEMLSAVGQGALGLEVRRSDQTVMECLAFLNHPETETAVRAERAFLERLEGGCQVPIAGWARVEEYGLTMDGLVAELDGSRLIRDRVAGRPEQAETLGLELAERLLAAGADQILGRVYGEAGGR, from the coding sequence ATGTACACAAACGTGTTGAAAATCGGCACACGCGGCAGCCGTCTGGCGTTGGCCCAGTCCGAGTGGGTCAAGGGGCGCATCGTGTCGCGCTACCCGGATATCCGTGTCGAGCTGGTGAAGATCACCACCACGGGAGACCGGATCCTCGATTCGCCCCTCAGCCGGATCGGGGGCAAGGGTTTGTTCGTCAAGGAGATCGAAGACGCCCTGCTCGAAGGGAGGATCGATCTGGCCGTGCACAGCATGAAGGATGTTCCGGCCGAGCTCCCGCCGGAGCTTTTTCTGAGCGTTTTCCCGGTGCGGGAAGATCCGCGCGATGCACTGATCGCCGGCGGCTGCAGGGCACTGAGGGATCTGCCCCGTGGGGCGCGGGTGGGGACGAGCAGCCTCCGCCGAGCTGCTCAGATCCTGAGTCTTCGGCCGGATGTCCGGATCGTGCCGCTGCGGGGCAATGTGGAGACGCGGCTCCGAAAGCGCGAAGAAGGGGTGTGCGATGCCGTCGTGCTGGCTTCGGCGGGTTTGCGCCGGTTGAGCCTGGACAAGCCGTCGGATTGTCTGCTGGGCCCGGACGAGATGCTTTCGGCTGTCGGCCAGGGTGCGCTCGGTTTGGAGGTCCGCCGGTCGGATCAGACGGTCATGGAATGTCTGGCCTTCTTGAACCATCCCGAGACCGAAACGGCCGTGAGGGCTGAGCGGGCCTTTCTGGAACGTTTGGAGGGCGGCTGTCAGGTCCCGATCGCCGGCTGGGCGCGGGTGGAGGAATACGGTTTGACCATGGATGGGCTTGTGGCTGAACTGGACGGAAGCCGGCTTATCCGAGACAGGGTCGCCGGGCGCCCTGAACAGGCAGAGACCCTCGGCCTGGAATTGGCTGAGCGGCTGCTCGCAGCGGGGGCCGACCAGATCCTCGGGAGAGTCTACGGTGAGGCCGGGGGGCGATAG